One region of Hymenobacter sediminicola genomic DNA includes:
- a CDS encoding DUF1572 domain-containing protein — MDTDYLTSARKQFEYYKLLGDQTFAQLPDEALFWQPNAESNSVATIVKHLWGNMLSRWTDFLTTDGEKPWRQREAEFDNDLGTRAEVLARWEAGWSCLLAALDSLTPNNWDQPVYIRNQGHTVTEAINRQLAHYPYHVGQIVYIGKLVQAGQWQSLSIPRGNSAAYNAEKFAQEPHRAHFTDEYLGPPKQ, encoded by the coding sequence ATGGATACCGACTACCTCACCAGCGCCCGCAAGCAGTTTGAATACTACAAGCTGCTCGGCGACCAGACCTTTGCCCAACTGCCCGACGAGGCCCTGTTTTGGCAGCCCAACGCCGAAAGCAACAGCGTGGCCACCATCGTGAAGCATTTGTGGGGCAACATGCTTTCCCGCTGGACCGACTTCCTGACCACCGACGGCGAGAAGCCCTGGCGGCAGCGCGAGGCTGAGTTCGACAACGACCTGGGCACCCGGGCCGAGGTGCTGGCGCGCTGGGAAGCGGGCTGGAGCTGCTTGCTGGCGGCGCTTGACTCGCTTACTCCTAACAACTGGGACCAGCCGGTGTACATCCGCAATCAGGGGCACACCGTCACGGAGGCCATCAACCGGCAGCTGGCGCACTACCCGTACCACGTGGGGCAGATTGTGTATATCGGGAAGCTGGTGCAGGCGGGGCAATGGCAGTCGTTGTCGATTCCGCGCGGAAATTCAGCCGCTTACAACGCCGAGAAGTTTGCGCAGGAGCCGCACCGGGCGCATTTCACCGACGAATATCTGGGACCACCCAAGCAATAG
- a CDS encoding acyl-CoA carboxylase subunit beta, protein MNLEFNKNEDSIKQLNFQLKKRLEKVQLGGGEKRIAAHKAKGKLTARERIEYLLDKDSETVEIGAFAGEGMYQEEGGCPGGGVVVVIGWVQGRQCVVVANDATVKAGAWFPITAKKNLRAQEISIENKLPIIYLVDSAGVYLPMQDEIFPDKEHFGRIFRNNAVMSSMGIVQLAAIMGPCVAGGAYLPIMSDEAMIVDGTGSVFLAGSYLVKSAIGESIDNETLGGATTHSEISGVTDYKFATDEECLEHIRNIFDKLGGHATAGFSRKTPAAPKENPAEILGLLPADRAKPYDMMDIIKRLVDDSEFEPYKDLYGQTLLCGLARIDGWAVGIVANQRKIVKTKKGAMQMGGVIYSDSADKAARFIMNCNQKRIPLVFLHDVSGFMVGSQSEHGGIIKDGAKMVNAMANSVVPKFSVVIGNSYGAGNYAMCGKAYDPRLIVAWPTAQLAVMSGAAAANTLLQIQVASLKAKGEVITPEAEKELLDRIKARYDEQLSPYYAAARLWVDAIIDPLETRKVISQGISMANHAPIEKAYNVGVIQV, encoded by the coding sequence ATGAACCTCGAATTCAACAAAAACGAAGACAGCATTAAGCAACTCAACTTTCAGCTAAAAAAGCGGCTGGAAAAAGTGCAGCTCGGCGGCGGCGAGAAGCGCATTGCGGCGCACAAAGCCAAAGGCAAGCTCACGGCTCGGGAGCGTATTGAGTACCTGCTCGACAAGGACTCGGAAACCGTGGAAATCGGGGCGTTTGCGGGGGAGGGGATGTACCAGGAGGAAGGCGGCTGCCCCGGCGGCGGTGTGGTAGTGGTCATTGGCTGGGTGCAGGGCCGGCAGTGCGTGGTAGTCGCCAACGACGCCACCGTGAAGGCCGGCGCCTGGTTCCCGATTACGGCCAAGAAGAACCTGCGGGCCCAGGAAATCAGCATCGAAAACAAGCTGCCCATTATTTATCTAGTCGATTCGGCGGGCGTGTACCTGCCCATGCAGGACGAAATCTTCCCCGATAAGGAGCACTTCGGCCGCATCTTCCGCAACAACGCTGTGATGAGCAGCATGGGCATCGTGCAGCTGGCCGCCATCATGGGCCCGTGCGTGGCCGGCGGGGCCTACCTGCCGATCATGAGCGACGAGGCCATGATTGTGGACGGCACCGGCTCGGTGTTCCTGGCGGGGTCCTACTTGGTGAAGTCGGCCATCGGCGAATCCATCGACAACGAGACGCTGGGCGGCGCTACCACGCACTCCGAAATTTCGGGCGTCACGGACTACAAGTTTGCCACCGACGAGGAGTGCCTGGAGCACATCCGCAACATCTTCGACAAGCTGGGCGGCCACGCCACAGCCGGCTTCTCGCGCAAAACGCCCGCCGCCCCTAAGGAAAACCCGGCCGAAATCCTGGGCCTATTGCCCGCCGACCGCGCCAAGCCCTACGACATGATGGACATCATCAAGCGGCTGGTCGATGATTCGGAGTTTGAGCCTTACAAGGACCTCTACGGCCAGACGCTGCTCTGTGGCCTCGCCCGCATCGATGGCTGGGCCGTGGGCATCGTGGCCAACCAGCGCAAAATCGTGAAGACCAAGAAGGGCGCTATGCAGATGGGCGGCGTCATCTACTCCGACTCGGCCGACAAGGCGGCGCGCTTCATCATGAACTGCAACCAGAAGCGCATCCCGCTGGTGTTCCTGCACGACGTGTCGGGCTTCATGGTGGGCTCGCAGAGTGAGCACGGCGGCATCATCAAGGACGGCGCCAAGATGGTGAATGCCATGGCCAACTCCGTGGTGCCCAAGTTCTCGGTGGTCATTGGCAACAGCTACGGCGCCGGCAACTACGCCATGTGCGGCAAAGCTTACGACCCGCGCCTCATCGTGGCCTGGCCTACGGCCCAGCTGGCCGTGATGAGCGGGGCCGCCGCTGCCAACACGCTCCTCCAGATTCAGGTAGCCTCGCTGAAAGCCAAAGGCGAAGTCATCACGCCCGAAGCCGAGAAGGAGCTGCTGGACCGCATCAAAGCCCGCTACGACGAGCAGCTCTCGCCCTACTACGCCGCGGCCCGCCTCTGGGTGGATGCCATTATCGACCCGCTGGAAACCCGCAAAGTCATTTCCCAGGGCATCAGCATGGCCAACCACGCGCCCATTGAAAAGGCGTACAACGTGGGCGTAATTCAGGTATGA